A region from the Hypomesus transpacificus isolate Combined female chromosome 11, fHypTra1, whole genome shotgun sequence genome encodes:
- the pdlim1 gene encoding PDZ and LIM domain protein 1 translates to MPLRVVMQGPGPWGFRLVGGKDFEQPLTISRVTPSSKAAQANLCIGDMILAIDGEATEHMTHLQAQNKIKGCIEEMVLSVDRSESKMWSPLSSEEGKANPYKMNLASEPQEVKQIGSAHNRSALPFAASGSKVVTNQYNSPSGLYSSQNIKDFNTTVDDAKTIASANESGSIPDPSKPGSRPPIATDSEVYKMLQENQESDEPPRQSASFMVLQEILETGDPDKPSGFRSVRPPTTKMGSSVGNTDKIPICDKCGSGIVGMVVKLRDKFRHPECYICSDCEINLKQKGHFFVEDQIYCEKHARERMTPPEGYDVVTVFPK, encoded by the exons ATGCCTCTGCGAGTTGTCATGCAAGGTCCTGGACCCTGGGGATTTCGTCTGGTTGGTGGGAAGGATTTCGAACAACCATTGACTATCTCACGG GTTACCCCAAGCAGTAAAGCTGCCCAAGCCAACCTTTGTATTGGGGATATGATCTTGGCCATAGATGGAGAAGCTACTGAACACATGACTCACCTGCAAGCACAGAACAAGATTAAGGGATGCATAGAAGAGATGGTCCTCTCTGTAGACAG GTCAGAATCCAAAATGTGGTCTCCGCTCTCATCTGAGGAAGGAAAGGCCAATCCCTACAAGATGAATCTTGCATCCGAGCCGCAG GAGGTTAAACAAATAGGCTCCGCCCACAACAGGAGTGCTCTACCGTTTGCTGCATCCGGTTCCAAGGTGGTCACCAATCAGTACAATAGTCCATCTGGGCTGTATTCCTCACAAAACATCAAGGACTTTAACACGACTGTGGATGATGCCAAAACCATTGCCAGTGCTAATGAGTCCGGGAGCAT CCCTGATCCATCAAAGCCAGGCAGTCGCCCACCAATAGCAACAGACTCTGAGGTGTATAAAATGCTGCAGGAGAACCAGGAGTCAGATGAGCCTCCTCGTCAGTCAGCCTCCTTCATGGTGCTGCAGGAGATTCTGGAGACGG GTGACCCTGACAAGCCATCAGGATTCAGGAGTGTGAGACCACCCACAACAAAAATGGGTTCATCAGTGGGAAATACAGACAAAATACCCATATGTGACAAGTGTGGATCCGGGATTGT AGGCATGGTTGTCAAGTTGAGGGACAAATTCCGTCACCCCGAGTGCTACATCTGCTCTGACTGCGAAATCAACCTAAAACAGAAGGGACATTTCTTCGTCGAAGACCAGATTTACTGCGAGAAGCACGCACGTGAGCGCATGACTCCTCCTGAGGGATACGATGTGGTCACCGTCTTCCCAAAGTAA